One stretch of Sardina pilchardus chromosome 17, fSarPil1.1, whole genome shotgun sequence DNA includes these proteins:
- the camk1da gene encoding calcium/calmodulin-dependent protein kinase type 1D has translation MARENGDSGKCSWKKQVDDIKKIFDFKEILGTGAFSEVVLAQDRATGHMYAVKCIPKKALKGKESSIENEIAVLRRIKHENIVALDDIYESSNHLYLIMQLVSGGELFDRIVEKGFYTEKDASTLIRQVLDAVNYLHKMGIVHRDLKPENLLYYNSQDGSKIMISDFGLSKMEGTGDVMSTACGTPGYVAPEVLAQKPYSKAVDCWSIGVIAYILLCGYPPFYDENDSKLFEQILKADYEFDAPYWDDISDSAKDFISCLMERDPSKRYTCDQALRHPWISGDTALCKNIHESVSRQMRKNFAKSKWRQAFNATAVVRHMRKLQLGSSMGSSTGGSVDGPHPAGAGPNPARTQSQTQSQSQSQSQSQSQSQSQSQTPNQTPPLAPAQTQTQTQQAAPNQTAMQTPMQTPPAQAKAPGQTTPNQVPLGQNNVHLKFPVPDAASSEPCKDCPAPSSTPCSLASAASSSAAGVESCRPRPSTVATVITGPK, from the exons aggTGCGTTCTCCGAGGTGGTGCTGGCCCAGGACCGGGCCACAGGCCACATGTACGCGGTCAAGTGCATTCCCAAGAAGGCCCTCAAGGGGAAGGAGAGCAGCATCGAGAACGAGATCGCCGTCCTCCGCAG GATTAAACACGAGAACATCGTGGCACTGGATGACATTTATGAGAGCTCCAACCATCTGTACCTGATCATGCAGCT ggtaTCTGGGGGGGAGCTGTTCGACCGTATAGTGGAGAAAGGCTTCTACACAGAGAAGGACGCCAGCACACTTATCAGACAAGTGCTGGACGCAGTCAACTACCTCCATAAGATGGGCATCGTGCACAGAGACCTGAAG CCTGAGAACCTGCTTTACTACAACTCTCAGGACGGATCGAAGATCATGATCAGCGACTTTGGCCTGTCTAAGATGGAGGGCACAGGTGACGTCATGTCCACAGCCTGTGGGACCCCAGGATACGTGG ctccagAGGTGTTGGCACAGAAGCCATACAGTAAGGCAGTGGACTGCTGGTCCATCGGCGTCATCGCCTACATCCT GCTGTGTGGGTACCCCCCTTTCTACGATGAGAATGACTCCAAACTCTTTGAACAGATTCTCAAAGCTGACTACGAGTTTGATGCACCTTACTGGGATGATATATCTGACTCTG ctaaagacttcattAGCTGTTTGATGGAGAGGGACCCGTCCAAAAGGTACACATGTGACCAAGCGCTTCGGCATCCCTG GATCTCTGGCGACACAGCTCTGTGCAAAAACATCCACGAGTCCGTCAGCAGACAAATGCGCAAGAACTTCGCCAAGAGCAAAtggaga CAAGCCTTCAACGCCACGGCGGTGGTGCGCCACATGCGTAAGCTGCAGCTGGGCAGCAGCATGGGCAGCAGCACGGGCGGCAGCGTAGACGGCCCGCATCCGGCCGGCGCCGGCCCCAACCCGGCCCGCACCCAAAGCCAAAcgcagagccagagccagagccagagccagagccagagccagagccagagccagagccagacacCAAACCAGACGCCGCCGCTAGCACCCGCGCAGACGCAAACGCAGACGCAGCAGGCCGCACCCAACCAGACGGCGATGCAGACACCGATGCAGACGCCACCGGCGCAGGCGAAGGCGCCCGGCCAGACGACACCGAACCAGGTGCCGCTGGGCCAGAACAACGTCCATCTCAAGTTTCCCGTCCCGGACGCCGCCTCCTCTGAGCCCTGCAAGGACT GTCCCGCCCCTTCCTCTACCCCCTGCAGCCTGGCCTCGGCTGCTTCCTCCTCGGCCGCGGGGGTGGAGTCCTGCCGACCACGCCCTTCCACTGTCGCCACGGTGATCACGGGGCCCAAGTGA